Proteins from a single region of bacterium:
- a CDS encoding T9SS type A sorting domain-containing protein, which translates to MRLLVVAIGCLTLLGSMVWGSQDINTVPGNSSFISGSKANSSFTLLVFYFCLGEIDSTGEAHCYSDSLDATPLGTTNNDSTWRGYILKFWAKDSSLGWRRTVMHTISTPGWNNVLPRVRPDTLSPQVWHAWPNNFASILMPDSMPMTASIHDSFFVQIKYIDGSVEYVTHGPDGRDYRDTTFETVPPPVYWYLVLTPIGTKVRSNRLRPSKSDFKAYPNPFNSEVNFMFTPDISGGGEVDIYDIFGRKVYSKELGKLVSGRTVSFKWNADRYSSGRLESGIYSVVVRISGRKVVSKKILFLK; encoded by the coding sequence ATGAGACTGTTAGTCGTTGCTATAGGGTGTTTGACATTATTGGGCTCTATGGTTTGGGGTTCTCAGGACATCAATACAGTTCCTGGGAACTCTTCTTTTATATCGGGCTCAAAAGCCAATAGTTCATTCACGCTATTGGTGTTCTATTTTTGTCTTGGCGAGATTGACAGCACAGGTGAGGCTCATTGCTACTCCGATTCGCTTGATGCTACTCCTTTGGGGACAACTAACAACGATTCTACATGGCGAGGCTACATTCTTAAATTCTGGGCCAAGGATAGTTCTTTGGGCTGGAGACGAACAGTGATGCATACGATAAGCACCCCTGGTTGGAACAATGTGCTACCACGAGTAAGACCAGATACATTATCGCCGCAGGTTTGGCATGCGTGGCCCAATAATTTCGCAAGCATTCTGATGCCTGATTCGATGCCGATGACCGCATCTATTCATGATTCTTTCTTCGTCCAGATAAAATACATAGATGGAAGCGTTGAGTATGTTACTCATGGTCCGGATGGGAGAGATTATCGGGATACAACCTTTGAGACTGTTCCTCCCCCTGTTTATTGGTACCTGGTTCTAACACCCATTGGCACCAAGGTTCGAAGTAATAGACTTAGACCTTCAAAATCGGACTTTAAGGCATACCCCAACCCGTTTAACTCGGAGGTTAATTTTATGTTTACTCCGGATATATCGGGCGGAGGCGAGGTTGATATTTACGATATTTTTGGACGAAAAGTTTATTCTAAGGAGTTGGGGAAATTAGTCTCTGGGCGGACAGTATCATTTAAATGGAATGCGGACAGGTATTCGAGCGGGAGGCTTGAATCTGGGATTTATAGTGTTGTCGTTAGAATTTCGGGAAGAAAGGTTGTCTCAAAAAAGATTCTTTTCCTAAAGTAA